One Tachysurus vachellii isolate PV-2020 chromosome 18, HZAU_Pvac_v1, whole genome shotgun sequence DNA segment encodes these proteins:
- the tnrc6c1 gene encoding trinucleotide repeat-containing gene 6C protein isoform X3, with protein MSMATGGSQQGHFPTNHPSKASNSHSGGILSSQSGASRGWGSGPSPAIAGEGKGDSNSASMGARTWGSSNFNLNLNPNANPSAWPVLGHEGMGVGGSSGVSNQAPSNICSPPCAPSSGPSSSGNLIGDNGNSAGNSGNGNGSTAWGGMVSNDTAEPHSSSTNVSFSSEPQNLNTEGPNHTKQEPMSPANSMPNWNVNPVGMGSFVQSSTGSSQVNGEEGSVWGNGDAKSASSSKDSGWDSGSGWGQGVASATPGWGQATSNGDWGKHSTEPKGWESAGSPTQEQPLSSWGSGANAPASEGSSDSMDGHSHRRERSRDMAPPLLPAQDMDPRVLCNTGWGQTPVRQHTAWETEEAAHSNNKNDAGTEAWGSSSNAPHMAQPSSHGSVNPSSRPDSGGKSDAHRPAAATPSGWGPSPTQTCSGWGDNAKKPPIGSGGWGNPPQGGHSGNLQKSGQSWGSEDKSSNWDDSHSKAKSQGWGENPKPSHNWSSERGGDSGAGDEWGDSGEGKKNGPSSSSWEGDGTGWKESPRSWGKPSPGGGWGDEQRSNASTQGWRNKSQEGGNGSSTSASMGSWGGSGSVKSGSGWGGSNGGGVKHNHASEPTGWEEPSPPSIRRKMEIDDGTSAWGDPSSYNKTVNLWDRNNPGMQSKTGSGNANNPPSNHHHHTHHNQPPLQGHGHGGPAATNSHITPDNTSPHQVVAPHNRAPLMTTGWGEMPNVHSKPEPSWGEPVPSPASVDNGTSAWGKPPGGWSDSSPEGYGRGGGPPGSAPCKPASKTMQEGWGGGEDMNLSTGQWEQDEGDMWNSTASQESSSSCSSWGNQPKKGSQKTKVPNKQDDAWIMTRLIKQLTDMGFPRDPAEEALKSNNMNLDQAMTALLEKKTELDKRGLGISDYSNGLINKPMSCRPSIISKDSSSDRPAFMDKDGGLADDAQTSPFMPSPSLKLPMASAALPSQSIGVTMQNLNRQMQSGMFGSSGTAQTRALQQPPPQPAVPPLNSSQPSLRAQVPQFLSPQVQAQLLQFAAKNIGLNPALLTSPINPQHMTLLNQLYHLQLAYQRLQIQQQMLQAQRNVSGPIRQQEQQVARTINNMQQQIQQHQRQLAQVLLVKQQQQQQPPPSHPSLHPNTGKSALETFSSHQQASGLTVSDLPTKEPQSSPNTFSSYTLSGLNPNMNVNCMEVGGLSMKDSPQPQSRLSQWTHPNSMENLSGSSSPMEPGHSKHGAISAGPNLGASGKPTMDDSYNPYNLMQGTDSPASSLVTPDSWGQGKNNSDKMSNGTNISWPPEFCPGVPWKGLQNIDPETDPNVTPGSVPSGPTINTNIQDVNRYLLRDRSGGKLPDMKSTWSPGPISHTQASLSHELWKVPQGPRNTTAPTRPPPGLTNTKPSSTWGGNSLGLVPGWSGSYSSGTTWSTDSSNRTSSWLVLRNLTPQIDGSTLRTLCMQHGPLITFHLNLTQGNAVVRYSSKDEAGKAQKSLHMCVLGNTTILAEFAGEEEVNRFFAQGQSLTPTTSWQANPGTNQTRLGGGASANSHPIGHWNTAGLGGGGAGSAAKAGNELLWGGVQQYSSLWGPPSTEEGRVVGSPTPINTLLPGDLLSGESM; from the exons ATGAGTATGGCCACAGGAGGCAGCCAGCAAGGACACTTTCCCACTAATCATCCCAGTAAAGCCAGTAACAGCCACTCAGGAGGTATCCTCTCCAGCCAGAGTGGGGCCAGTAGAGGCTGGGGCTCTGGTCCATCTCCTGCCATTGCTGGAGAGGGAAAGGGTGATAGCAACAGTGCATCAATGGGAGCCAGGACCTGGGGCTCCTCCAACTTTAACTTGAATTTGAATCCCAATGCTAACCCCTCTGCCTGGCCAGTCCTGGGACATGAGGGGATGGGCGTGGGTGGCAGCTCTGGAGTATCCAACCAAGCTCCGTCTAATATCTGCAGCCCACCGTGTGCTCCCTCCTCTGGACCGAGCAGTAGTGGAAATTTAATTGGCGACAATGGAAATTCTGCTGGAAACTCTGGTAACGGTAATGGCAGCACCGCTTGGGGTGGTATGGTGTCTAATGACACCGCTGAGCCACACTCCTCTTCCACGAATGTGTCTTTTAGCTCTGAACCTCAGAACCTTAACACTGAAGGACCAAATCACACTAAGCAGGAGCCCATGAGCCCTGCCAATAGTATGCCTAACTGGAATGTCAACCCTGTTGGCATGGGCTCTTTTGTCCAGTCTTCAACAGGAAGCTCACAGGTCAATGGGGAGGAGGGGTCTGTGTGGGGTAATGGAGATGCCAAATCTGCCAGTAGCTCTAAGGACTCTGGATGGGATTCAGGAAGTGGTTGGGGTCAAGGAGTAGCTTCAGCCACCCCTGGCTGGGGACAAGCCACATCCAATGGGGACTGGGGCAAGCATTCCACTGAACCTAAAGGGTGGGAGTCTGCAGGATCTCCCACTCAAGAGCAGCCACTAAGTTCTTGGGGCAGTGGGGCTAATGCTCCAGCTAGCGAGGGAAGCAGTGACAGCATGGATGGTCATTCTCACAGGAGGGAACGCTCAAGAGATATGGCCCCACCTCTCCTGCCTGCCCAGGACATGGACCCAAGAGTTCTGTGCAACACAGGATGGGGACAGACCCCAGTGCGTCAGCACACAGCATGGGAGACGGAAGAAGCCGCACACTCAAATAACAAGAATGATGCTGGTACAGAAGCATGGGGCTCATCTTCAAATGCACCTCATATGGCACAACCATCATCTCATGGTAGTGTCAATCCAAGTTCTCGACCTGATTCTGGGGGCAAGAGTGATGCACATCGCCCTGCAGCAGCAACTCCATCAGGCTGGGGACCGTCCCCCACTCAAACCTGCTCTGGATGGGGTGACAATGCCAAGAAACCCCCTATTGGTTCTGGGGGCTGGGGCAACCCACCACAAGGAGGCCACAGTGGCAACTTGCAAAAAAGTGGGCAGTCTTGGGGCTCTGAAGACAAATCTTCTAATTGGGATGACTCCCATTCCAAGGCTAAATCTCAGGGTTGGGGAGAGAACCCCAAGCCATCCCATAATTGGAGCAGTGAGCGAGGAGGGGACAGTGGAGCTGGAGATGAGTGGGGTGACTCTGGAGAAGGGAAGAAGAATGGGCCGTCCAGCTCTTCCTGGGAGGGAGATGGAACAGGGTGGAAAGAAAGCCCTCGTAGTTGGGGAAAGCCATCCCCAGGTGGTGGATGGGGAGATGAACAACGCTCCAATGCCTCAACACAGGGGTGGCGCAACAAGTCTCAGGAGGGTGGCAATGGCAGCAGTACTAGTGCGAGCATGGGTTCATGGGGAGGATCAGGCTCTGTCAAGAGTGGTTCAGGTTGGGGGGGAAGCAATGGGGGAGGAGTAAAACATAATCATGCTTCAGAGCCAACAGGATGGGAAGAGCCATCCCCACCGTCCATCCGACGCAAGATGGAAATTGATGATGGTACCTCAGCTTGGGGTGATCCAAGCAGTTATAATAAGACAGTTAACCTCTGGGACAGGAACAATCCTGGAATGCAGAGTAAAACAGGCTCTGGAAATGCCAACAATCCCCCCAGCAACCATCACCACCATACCCACCATAATCAGCCTCCGTTGCAGGGCCATGGACATGGAGGGCCAGCTGCAACCAACAGCCATATCACTCCTGACAATACAAGCCCGCACCAAGTTGTGGCTCCTCATAACAGAGCACCCCTGATGACAACAG GATGGGGGGAAATGCCTAATGTCCACTCCAAACCTGAGCCTTCATGGGGAGAGCCTGTACCTTCTCCAGCAAGCGTGGACAATGGCACATCAGCCTGGGGCAAACCCCCTGGGGGCTGGTCTGACAGTAGCCCTGAAGGCTATGGCCGAGGTGGAGGCCCACCAGGATCTGCCCCCTGCAAACCAG CCTCTAAAACTATGCAAGAAGGCTGGGGAGGTGGAGAGGACATGAACCTGTCGACAGGGCAGTGGGAGCAGGATGAGGGTGACATGTGGAACAGTACAGCCTCTCAGGAGAGCAGCTCATCCTGCAGTTCTTGGGGCAACCAGCCCAAGAAAGGTTCTCAGAAG ACGAAGGTTCCTAATAAACAAGATGATGCTTGGATTATGACCCGTCTGATTAAGCAGCTGACCGATATGGGTTTCCCT AGAGACCCTGCAGAGGAGGCTTTGAAGAGCAACAATATGAACTTGGACCAGGCTATGA CTGCCCTGTTAGAAAAGAAGACTGAATTAGATAAGCGAGGGTTGGGAATATCTGACTACAGTAATGGCCTCATCAACAAGCCAATGAGCTGCAGGCCTTCGATCATCTCCAAAGACTCCTCCTCAGACCGTCCTGCCTTCATGGACAAg GATGGGGGATTAGCGGACGATGCCCAAACTTCACCATTTATGCCTTCTCCCAGCCTGAAGCTCCCGATGGCTAGTGCTGCCCTCCCTAGCCAGAGTATTGGGGTCACAATGCAAAACTTGAACAGACAG ATGCAGAGTGGCATGTTTGGCAGTAGTGGAACAGCACAAACCCGGGCCCTGCAGCAGCCTCCTCCTCAGCCAGCAGTGCCACCTCTCAACTCCTCCCAGCCTAGTCTACGTGCTCAAGTGCCTCAGTTTCTCTCCCCTCAG GTTCAAGCACAGCTCTTACAGTTTGCAGCAAAAAACATTGGTCTCAACCCTGCACTTTTAACCTCACCAATAAACCCTCAGCATATGACCTTGTTGAACCAACTCTACCATCTGCAACTG GCATACCAGCGTTTACAAATTCAACAGCAGATGTTGCAGGCACAGCGTAACGTTTCTGGCCCTATCAGACAACAGGAGCAGCAA gttgcACGTACAATCAATAACATGCAGCAGCAGATCCAGCAACACCAGCGGCAGCTGGCCCAGGTTCTGCTggtaaagcagcagcagcagcagcagcctccTCCCTCTCATCCCAGCTTGCATCCCAACACAGGCAAATCAGCACTGGAAACGTTTTCATCACACCAACAGGCATCAGGCCTAACTGTCTCTGATCTGCCGACCAAAGAGCCGCAGTCGTCTCCCAACACATTCTCCTCTTACACTCTCT CTGGACTGAACCCCAACATGAATGTAAACTGCATGGAGGTGGGAGGTCTGTCCATGAAGGACTCTCCTCAGCCTCAGTCGCGCCTGTCACAGTGGACGCACCCCAACTCCATGGAGAATCTCTCTGGCAGCTCCTCACCTATGGAACCTGGCCACAGCAAGCATG gtGCCATCTCTGCAGGTCCAAACCTTGGTGCTTCCGGTAAACCCACTATGGACGACTCCTACAACCCGTATAACCTGATGCAGGGCACTGACTCTCCTGCCAGTTCACTGGTGACCCCAGACAGTTGGGGCCAGGGCAAGAATAATAGTGACAAGATGTCCAATGGGACCAACATCAGCTGGCCACCAG AGTTCTGCCCAGGAGTGCCCTGGAAAGGACTACAGAATATTGATCCTGAGACTGACCCCAATGTGACCCCAGGAAGTGTTCCCAGTGGCCccaccatcaacaccaacattcaGGATGTGAACCGCTACCTACTCAGAGACAGGAGTGGAG GCAAACTGCCAGACATGAAATCCACTTGGTCGCCAGGACCCATCTCACACACGCAGGCCTCGCTGTCCCATGAGCTGTGGAAGGTGCCGCAGGGACCAAGGAACACTACAGCCCCCACCCGTCCTCCACCTGGCCTGACCAATACCAAGCCCTCCTCCACCTGGGGGGGCAACAGCCTAGGCTTGGTGCCGGGCTGGAGTGGTTCTTACTCTTCAG gtACCACATGGAGCACAGACAGCTCCAACAGGACAAGCAGCTGGCTGGTTCTAAGGAACCTTACACCCCAG ATTGACGGCTCTACTCTGCGGACGCTGTGCATGCAGCACGGCCCCTTAATCACATTCCACCTCAACTTGACGCAGGGCAACGCCGTGGTGCGCTACAGCTCCAAGGACGAGGCTGGCAAAGCCCAGAAGTCCCTACACAT GTGTGTGCTGGGCAACACCACCATCCTAGCAGAATTCGCTGGAGAGGAGGAGGTGAACCGCTTCTTTGCACAGGGTCAATCCCTCACACCCACCACCAGCTGGCAGGCCAACCCGGGCACCAATCAGACGCGGCTGGGGGGTGGAGCATCTGCCAATTCGCACCCTATTGGCCACTGGAACACCGCCGGCCTGGGAGGAGGCGGAGCTGGCAGTGCAGCTAAGGCAGGCAACGAGCTGCTATGGGGGGGCGTACAGCAGTACTCTAGCCTTTGGGGGCCGCCCAGTACAGAGGAGGGCCGAGTGGTAGGCAGCCCAACCCCTATTAACACGCTGCTTCCAGGAGACCTGCTGAGCGGAGAGTCCATGTGA